A single Brevundimonas sp. SL130 DNA region contains:
- a CDS encoding alpha/beta fold hydrolase: protein MRRLLVPLFAILFVVLPGVVAAQTTVSASLAPAFRSDRIIVETRGAGPDIVFIPGLGSTGAAWRSTADKLEGRYRVHLVTIRGFGQTDIGANAGGALATPAAREIERYIREQRLSRPALIGHSLGGQIALRVAADMRDRIGRVMVVDSAPFFPALVDSRVTAREVEPLARLGYQGLMLFGDQALKGQVSALGGDLGLAGDMVFDGLGLQGGDRRVLAQGLYEALTVDLRPRLRDIRAPVTVVYGWTADANSPRNRLEGLYRYGFSNLPRPAQFVRVEGADHQVMIDQPARFQAAVDRFLG from the coding sequence ATGCGCCGTCTTCTCGTTCCGCTTTTCGCGATCCTGTTTGTCGTCCTGCCCGGCGTCGTCGCCGCCCAGACAACAGTATCGGCGTCGCTCGCCCCCGCCTTCCGTTCCGACCGGATCATCGTCGAGACGCGGGGCGCGGGGCCGGATATCGTCTTCATTCCGGGCTTGGGCTCAACCGGGGCGGCCTGGCGGTCGACGGCGGACAAGCTGGAGGGCCGGTATCGGGTGCATCTGGTGACCATCCGAGGCTTCGGCCAGACGGACATTGGGGCCAATGCCGGCGGCGCCCTGGCCACGCCCGCCGCGCGCGAGATCGAACGCTATATCCGCGAGCAACGTCTTTCGCGCCCCGCCCTGATCGGCCATTCGCTGGGCGGCCAGATCGCGCTGCGGGTCGCGGCGGACATGCGCGACCGGATCGGGCGGGTGATGGTGGTGGATTCCGCGCCCTTCTTTCCGGCCCTGGTCGATTCCCGCGTCACGGCCCGCGAGGTCGAACCCCTGGCGCGGCTGGGTTATCAGGGCCTGATGCTGTTCGGGGACCAGGCGCTGAAAGGCCAGGTCTCGGCCCTGGGCGGCGACCTCGGCCTGGCGGGCGACATGGTGTTCGACGGCCTCGGCCTCCAGGGCGGCGACCGACGGGTGCTGGCCCAGGGCCTTTACGAGGCCCTGACCGTCGATCTGCGGCCCCGGCTGCGCGACATCCGGGCGCCGGTGACGGTGGTCTATGGCTGGACTGCGGACGCCAACAGCCCCCGCAATCGGCTGGAGGGCCTGTACCGCTACGGCTTCTCCAACCTGCCCCGCCCGGCGCAGTTCGTCCGGGTGGAAGGCGCCGACCACCAGGTGATGATCGACCAGCCGGCGCGGTTCCAGGCGGCGGTGGATCGGTTTCTGGGGTAG
- a CDS encoding AMP nucleosidase: protein MTEQMTAQAALDRLETLYTQSVTNLRDAVRDFVNTGARPDPLKRADGVFAYPELRIRWDGDRPQDLAPRAYARLSKQGTYATTVTRPDLFRPYLTEQLGLLEEEYGATFEVGISRQEIPFPYVTDGLEVALDRSMTAALARWFPTTDLAHIGDEIADGLFDMGGDFPLSHFDGLRTDFSLARLRHYTGTPVDDVQSYVLFTNYNRYVDEFVRWAIEQLQTPGTPYETLSCAGGVIITRDTPNPEAAISDTAWKKHQMPAYHLTAPGHQGVTLVNIGVGPSNAKTITDHLAVTRPHVWLMIGHCGGLRASQSIGDYVLAHAYLRDDHVLDAVLPPDIPIPSIAEVQRALYDATKSVSGMPGDEVKLRLRTGTVVTTDDRNWELRYSKSALRFNQSRAVAIDMESATIAAQGYRFRVPYGTLLCVSDKPLHGEIKLPGQANRFYEGSISEHLQIGIQAVDLMRNEGPKLHSRKLRAFDEPPFR, encoded by the coding sequence ATGACAGAACAGATGACAGCACAGGCGGCGCTGGACCGCCTCGAAACCCTTTACACCCAATCCGTGACCAACCTGCGCGACGCCGTGCGGGATTTCGTCAACACCGGCGCGCGGCCTGATCCGCTGAAACGCGCCGACGGGGTGTTCGCCTATCCCGAACTTCGTATCCGCTGGGACGGGGATCGTCCCCAGGATCTGGCGCCGCGCGCCTATGCCCGGCTGTCGAAACAGGGAACCTACGCCACCACCGTCACCCGGCCGGACCTGTTCCGCCCCTATCTGACCGAACAGCTGGGTCTGCTCGAAGAGGAGTATGGGGCGACCTTCGAGGTCGGGATCTCACGCCAGGAAATCCCCTTTCCCTATGTGACCGACGGGCTTGAAGTCGCGCTGGACCGGTCGATGACGGCGGCCCTGGCGCGCTGGTTCCCGACAACGGACCTGGCCCATATCGGCGACGAGATCGCCGACGGCCTGTTCGACATGGGCGGAGACTTCCCCCTGTCTCATTTCGACGGCCTGAGGACAGACTTCTCGCTGGCGCGGCTGCGGCACTACACCGGCACGCCCGTGGACGATGTTCAGTCCTATGTCCTGTTCACCAACTACAATCGCTATGTCGACGAGTTCGTGCGCTGGGCCATCGAACAGCTTCAGACTCCGGGCACGCCCTATGAGACCCTGTCCTGCGCCGGCGGCGTGATCATCACGCGCGACACGCCCAACCCCGAGGCGGCGATCAGCGACACGGCCTGGAAGAAACACCAGATGCCGGCCTATCACCTGACGGCGCCGGGCCATCAGGGCGTGACCCTGGTCAATATCGGCGTCGGCCCGTCCAACGCCAAGACCATCACCGACCACCTGGCCGTCACCCGCCCGCACGTCTGGCTGATGATCGGCCACTGCGGCGGCCTGCGCGCCAGCCAGTCCATCGGCGACTATGTCCTGGCCCACGCCTATCTGCGCGACGACCATGTGCTGGACGCGGTCCTGCCGCCGGACATTCCGATCCCTTCGATCGCCGAGGTCCAGCGCGCCCTGTACGACGCCACCAAGTCGGTCAGCGGCATGCCCGGTGACGAGGTCAAGCTGCGCCTTCGCACCGGCACGGTCGTCACCACCGACGACCGGAACTGGGAGCTGCGCTATTCCAAGTCGGCCCTGCGTTTCAACCAGAGCCGCGCCGTCGCCATCGACATGGAAAGCGCCACCATCGCCGCCCAGGGCTATCGGTTCCGCGTCCCCTACGGCACCCTGTTGTGCGTCTCGGACAAGCCGTTGCACGGCGAGATCAAACTGCCGGGCCAGGCCAACCGCTTCTACGAAGGCTCGATCTCGGAGCATTTGCAGATCGGCATCCAGGCGGTGGACCTGATGCGCAACGAGGGGCCGAAACTCCACTCCCGCAAACTCCGCGCCTTCGACGAGCCGCCGTTCCGTTAA
- a CDS encoding M1 family metallopeptidase — translation MKPKAFGLVSALALASALGLGACSATTGASLAPPAIAPAPGPDAIDSHTYARPEIARVVDVALDLTADFNAKTLSGTATLDILAVPGANEVILDIRNLDIQDVRDAAGQPLRYVVGDNDAIKGQPLTVYFPAFVAHERRKITVRYSTRPDAAALQWLSPSQTAGGQKPYLFSQGQAILTRTWVPTQDSPGIRQTYSARITAPADLTVVMSADQLTPKGEAAANGMKTWRFRMDNPIPPYLIAIGVGDIAFAPFDERTGVWTEPSRLRAAAAELAPTAEMVDAAEKLYGPYRWGRYDLLVLPPSFPFGGMENPKLTFATPTIIAGDQSLVSLVAHELAHSWSGNLVTNATWNDFWLNEGFTVYFENRIMESVYGHDRAVQEQVLSWDGLQDELKTLPAADTRLHLDLTGRDPDDGMNTIAYDKGSAFLRTIERTVGRERFDAWLRGYFDRNAYRPMTTAMFLADIRTHLVKGDARLESELQLDAWVYQPGLPSNAVAPVSNAFTPVDAAAVAFFKNRGPASAIPWAEWNTQQRQRFLGWRPEGLAAGADWLTDAQLADLERTLNLANEGNSELTFAWLQIALAHRYQPSVATAEKFLTSQGRRKFVMPLFQTLWNEGDWGRPIAQRIYAEARPLYHPVTSGSVDQLVGRP, via the coding sequence ATGAAGCCTAAAGCCTTCGGTCTCGTCTCCGCCCTCGCCCTTGCGTCCGCCCTGGGCCTGGGGGCCTGTTCCGCCACGACCGGAGCCTCTCTGGCGCCGCCCGCCATCGCCCCGGCGCCCGGCCCGGACGCGATCGACAGCCATACCTACGCCCGGCCCGAGATCGCCCGCGTCGTCGACGTGGCCTTGGACCTGACCGCCGACTTCAACGCCAAGACCCTGTCGGGCACGGCGACCCTGGACATCCTGGCCGTCCCTGGGGCCAACGAGGTGATCCTGGACATCCGCAATCTGGACATCCAGGACGTGCGCGACGCCGCAGGGCAACCGCTGCGCTATGTCGTCGGCGACAATGACGCCATCAAGGGCCAGCCCCTGACCGTCTATTTCCCGGCCTTCGTCGCCCATGAGCGACGCAAGATCACCGTCCGCTATTCGACCCGGCCCGACGCGGCGGCCCTGCAATGGCTGTCGCCCAGCCAGACGGCGGGCGGCCAGAAGCCCTATCTGTTCAGCCAGGGCCAGGCCATCCTTACCCGCACCTGGGTTCCGACCCAGGACAGCCCCGGCATCCGCCAGACCTATTCGGCCCGCATCACCGCACCCGCCGACCTGACCGTGGTCATGAGCGCCGACCAGCTGACGCCCAAGGGCGAAGCGGCCGCGAACGGAATGAAGACATGGCGCTTCCGGATGGACAATCCGATCCCGCCCTATCTGATCGCCATCGGCGTCGGCGACATCGCCTTCGCGCCCTTCGACGAACGCACAGGCGTCTGGACCGAGCCCAGCCGCCTGCGCGCCGCCGCGGCCGAGCTGGCGCCCACCGCCGAAATGGTGGACGCGGCCGAGAAACTGTACGGCCCCTATCGCTGGGGCCGCTACGACCTGCTGGTCCTGCCGCCTTCCTTCCCGTTCGGCGGGATGGAAAACCCCAAACTGACCTTCGCCACCCCGACCATCATCGCCGGGGATCAGTCGCTGGTCTCGCTGGTGGCGCACGAACTGGCCCACTCCTGGTCCGGCAATCTGGTCACCAACGCTACCTGGAACGACTTCTGGCTGAACGAGGGGTTCACCGTCTATTTCGAGAACCGGATCATGGAGTCGGTCTACGGCCATGACCGGGCGGTGCAGGAACAGGTGCTGAGCTGGGACGGACTTCAGGACGAACTGAAGACCCTGCCCGCCGCCGACACGCGCCTGCACCTGGACCTGACCGGCCGCGACCCCGACGACGGCATGAACACCATCGCCTATGACAAGGGATCGGCCTTCCTGCGCACCATCGAACGCACCGTCGGTCGCGAGCGGTTCGACGCCTGGCTGCGCGGCTATTTCGACCGCAACGCCTATCGGCCGATGACCACGGCCATGTTCCTGGCCGACATCCGCACCCATCTGGTTAAGGGCGACGCGCGCCTGGAATCCGAACTGCAGCTGGACGCCTGGGTCTATCAGCCCGGCCTGCCGTCCAACGCCGTGGCCCCGGTGTCGAACGCCTTCACGCCGGTCGACGCGGCCGCCGTCGCCTTCTTCAAGAACAGGGGACCGGCCTCGGCCATTCCGTGGGCGGAGTGGAACACCCAGCAACGCCAGCGCTTCCTGGGCTGGCGTCCCGAAGGTCTGGCCGCCGGCGCCGACTGGCTGACCGACGCCCAGTTGGCGGACCTGGAGCGCACCCTGAACCTGGCGAACGAGGGCAACAGCGAACTGACCTTCGCCTGGCTGCAGATCGCCCTGGCCCACCGCTATCAGCCCTCGGTCGCCACGGCCGAGAAATTCCTGACCAGCCAGGGCCGGCGCAAATTCGTCATGCCCCTGTTCCAGACCCTGTGGAACGAGGGCGACTGGGGCCGCCCCATAGCGCAGCGCATCTACGCCGAGGCGCGTCCGCTGTATCACCCGGTCACCAGCGGTTCGGTCGATCAGTTGGTGGGACGGCCGTAA
- a CDS encoding winged helix-turn-helix domain-containing protein, with product MADDFDISRIDDVIHGRIRLGVMAYLSGAEAADFNTLKARLQTTDGNLSVHLRKLEEAGFVAVTKSFVGRKPLTEASLTEEGRAAFVAYLDAMAGLLPAR from the coding sequence ATGGCGGACGACTTCGATATCAGCCGCATCGACGACGTGATCCATGGACGGATCCGCCTTGGCGTCATGGCCTATCTGTCCGGGGCCGAGGCGGCGGATTTCAACACGCTGAAGGCCCGGTTGCAGACGACCGACGGCAATCTGTCGGTCCATCTGCGAAAGCTGGAGGAGGCGGGCTTCGTCGCCGTGACCAAGAGTTTCGTCGGCCGCAAGCCCCTGACTGAGGCCAGTCTGACTGAGGAAGGCCGGGCCGCCTTCGTCGCCTATCTGGACGCCATGGCGGGGCTGCTTCCCGCGCGCTAG
- the recQ gene encoding DNA helicase RecQ, which produces MPATQTQSRPAQDLTLDDARSLLSRVWGHADFRGLQSQVVDEILAGRDVLAVLPTGGGKSVCYQIPAILRPGLGLVVSPLIALMTDQVEALKQQGVAAARLDSGVSLDERSAIWAAARAGDLDLLYVSPEGLAAGAMMDRLAELPLSLIAIDEAHCVSQWGHDFRPDYRNLGLLAERFPNVPRIAVTATADARTRDDILRSLRLEQAKVFVDSFARPNLQLSAERKESASRAKTDARVIELVRERRGKPGVVYCGSRDGCDRVAQALRDAGTNAIAYHAGMDNKERDRRLERFLAEDGAVMVATIAFGMGVDKADVRFVIHADPPGSLEAYWQEIGRGGRDGEPAEGITLYGPSDIAWTLRRLDGRPMAEEVKQVQVRKARQLFAMLDGAVCRAQAVRRYFGEHDAAPCGVCDICSDPPQTYDATVPAQKALAAVQRLGGRFGRGRVIDHLTGRTKTVQPWEQQLSTWGIGADISPNGWRDIVDHLLFEGLLVEDPNDGKPLVGLGDGEAVRAVYKAERKIEVRRVPAGYDAGTRSGNPRNRRDRTGEGRNAALETMDADVRARFEALRAWRRDRASEQHVPPYVIFQDKTLLEIAHAEPGDLTSLGALPGVGQSKLDRYGKGVLETLAAIH; this is translated from the coding sequence ATGCCGGCCACGCAAACCCAGTCCCGACCCGCCCAAGACCTCACGCTGGACGACGCCCGGTCCCTGCTGTCGCGCGTCTGGGGCCACGCCGACTTCCGGGGCCTGCAAAGCCAGGTGGTGGACGAGATCCTGGCCGGGCGCGACGTCCTGGCCGTCCTGCCGACCGGCGGCGGCAAGAGCGTATGCTATCAGATCCCCGCCATCCTGCGCCCCGGCCTGGGCCTGGTGGTCTCGCCCCTGATCGCCCTGATGACCGACCAGGTCGAAGCCCTGAAGCAACAGGGCGTCGCCGCCGCCCGGCTGGATTCCGGCGTCTCGCTGGACGAGCGGTCGGCCATCTGGGCCGCGGCCCGCGCGGGTGACCTCGACCTGCTGTATGTCTCGCCGGAAGGCCTGGCGGCGGGGGCCATGATGGACCGGCTGGCCGAACTGCCGCTCAGCCTGATCGCCATCGACGAGGCCCACTGCGTCAGCCAGTGGGGCCACGACTTCCGCCCCGACTATCGCAACCTGGGTCTGCTGGCCGAGCGGTTCCCGAACGTCCCGCGCATCGCCGTCACCGCCACCGCCGACGCCCGCACGCGCGACGACATCCTGCGCTCGCTGCGGCTGGAACAGGCCAAGGTCTTCGTCGACAGTTTCGCCCGCCCGAACCTGCAACTCTCGGCCGAACGCAAGGAGAGCGCCTCGCGCGCCAAGACCGACGCCCGAGTCATCGAACTGGTGCGCGAGCGGCGCGGCAAGCCGGGCGTGGTCTATTGCGGCAGCCGCGACGGCTGCGACCGCGTGGCCCAGGCGCTGCGCGACGCCGGGACCAACGCCATCGCCTATCACGCGGGTATGGACAACAAGGAGCGCGACCGCCGGCTGGAACGCTTCCTGGCCGAGGACGGGGCCGTCATGGTCGCCACCATCGCCTTCGGCATGGGGGTGGACAAGGCCGACGTGCGCTTCGTCATCCACGCCGATCCGCCGGGCTCGCTTGAGGCCTATTGGCAGGAGATCGGCCGGGGCGGCCGCGACGGCGAACCCGCCGAGGGCATCACCCTGTACGGCCCCTCCGACATCGCCTGGACCCTGCGCCGGCTGGACGGCCGCCCGATGGCCGAAGAGGTCAAACAGGTTCAGGTGCGCAAGGCCCGCCAGCTGTTCGCCATGCTTGACGGAGCCGTCTGCCGCGCCCAGGCCGTGCGCCGCTATTTCGGCGAGCACGACGCGGCCCCCTGCGGCGTCTGCGACATCTGCAGCGATCCGCCCCAGACCTATGACGCCACCGTCCCCGCCCAGAAGGCCCTGGCGGCGGTTCAGCGCCTGGGCGGCCGCTTCGGCCGGGGTCGGGTGATCGACCACCTGACGGGGCGCACCAAGACGGTTCAGCCGTGGGAACAGCAGCTGTCCACCTGGGGCATAGGCGCCGACATCTCGCCCAACGGCTGGCGCGACATCGTCGATCACCTGCTGTTCGAAGGCCTGCTGGTCGAGGATCCGAACGACGGCAAGCCCTTGGTCGGTCTGGGCGACGGCGAGGCGGTGCGCGCCGTCTACAAGGCCGAACGCAAGATCGAGGTGCGCCGCGTGCCCGCAGGCTATGACGCCGGCACGCGCTCGGGCAATCCGCGCAATCGCCGCGACCGCACCGGCGAGGGCCGCAACGCCGCGCTCGAGACCATGGACGCCGACGTCCGCGCCCGGTTCGAAGCCCTGCGCGCCTGGCGTCGCGACCGCGCCTCGGAACAGCACGTCCCGCCCTATGTCATCTTCCAGGACAAGACCCTGCTGGAAATCGCCCACGCCGAACCGGGCGACCTGACCAGCCTGGGCGCCCTGCCCGGCGTGGGGCAGTCGAAACTGGATCGCTACGGCAAGGGCGTGCTGGAGACTTTGGCGGCCATCCACTGA
- a CDS encoding complex I NDUFA9 subunit family protein, with amino-acid sequence MADLAPGVVTLFGGSGFIGSQAVRALARLGWRIRVAVRNPVLAIEVQPLGDPGQIQFMRCDVTNAEDVAAAVRGSDAVVNLVGVLHDGGGKRGFKSAHVEAAKNIAQAAKAAGVVRVVQISAIGADANSRSAYARTKGEAEAQIRAVYPDAVILRPSLVFGASDGFLNRFAAMAASAPALPLIGGGKTRFQPVYVADVAEAVARAVTRGDAAGRTFELGGPDIYTFREVLELVKRETHHDRLLAPIPFPVAKLLGSLFQTVSLLGLTPPLTRDQVVMLQKDNVVSSGAATLADLGLTAPTGMAAIAPSYLWRYRDGGQFAVSPAH; translated from the coding sequence ATGGCTGACCTCGCCCCCGGCGTCGTAACCCTCTTTGGAGGGTCCGGCTTCATCGGGTCTCAGGCGGTGCGCGCCCTGGCCCGCCTGGGCTGGCGTATTCGCGTCGCCGTGCGCAACCCGGTTCTGGCCATCGAGGTCCAGCCCCTGGGCGATCCGGGCCAGATCCAGTTCATGCGCTGCGACGTGACCAATGCCGAGGACGTTGCGGCCGCCGTGCGCGGTTCGGACGCCGTGGTCAATCTGGTCGGGGTTCTGCACGATGGCGGCGGCAAGCGCGGTTTCAAGAGCGCCCATGTCGAGGCCGCCAAGAACATCGCCCAGGCGGCCAAGGCCGCCGGCGTGGTCCGCGTCGTCCAGATCTCGGCCATCGGCGCCGATGCGAACAGCCGCTCCGCCTACGCCCGCACCAAGGGCGAGGCCGAGGCCCAGATCCGCGCCGTCTATCCCGACGCCGTCATCCTGCGTCCTTCCCTGGTGTTCGGCGCCAGCGACGGCTTCCTGAACCGGTTCGCCGCCATGGCGGCCTCGGCGCCCGCCCTGCCGCTGATCGGCGGCGGCAAGACCCGGTTCCAGCCGGTCTATGTCGCCGACGTGGCCGAGGCGGTCGCGCGCGCCGTGACCCGCGGCGACGCGGCCGGCCGCACCTTCGAACTGGGCGGACCTGACATCTATACATTCCGCGAAGTGCTGGAGCTGGTGAAGCGCGAGACTCACCACGACCGCTTGCTGGCGCCCATTCCCTTCCCGGTCGCCAAGCTGCTGGGTTCGCTGTTCCAGACCGTCAGCCTGCTGGGCCTGACCCCACCCCTGACCCGCGATCAGGTCGTCATGCTGCAAAAGGACAATGTCGTCTCGTCCGGCGCCGCGACCCTGGCCGACCTGGGCCTGACCGCGCCGACCGGCATGGCCGCCATCGCCCCCTCCTACCTGTGGCGCTATCGCGACGGCGGTCAGTTCGCCGTTTCGCCCGCCCACTGA
- a CDS encoding multidrug effflux MFS transporter: MSATLAPAPAKKELGFVEFVCIIALMMALNALAIDSMLPALPQIGDALGVANENSRQWVVTAYLLGFGGAQLFYGPLADRFGRKPVLLFGVGVYVIFSLLATLAPTFDMLILARIGQGLGSACTRVLAVSIVRDRYEGRTMARVMSFSFLVFLGVPILAPSIGQLIMLVGPWRWIFGGLGLIGVALIVWAALRLPETLKPEDRLPIQVKRLTSAYKTALTDRTAMGYTLAMTAVTGAMFGFINSSQQIFADVFDAEAVFPAVFALIAGGIAVASIVNARLVVSLGSRKISHTALIGFTAISAIHAVVALSGHETIWTFAILQTLTMFCFGLIAGNFGAMAMETMGHIAGTAASIQGFVSTLFGSLLGFAVGQLFNGTTVPMVLGFTVFGLIALALVLFAERGRLFRAQHAPAPAPAPGH, translated from the coding sequence ATGTCAGCGACCCTCGCCCCAGCGCCCGCCAAGAAAGAGCTCGGTTTCGTCGAGTTCGTCTGCATCATCGCCCTGATGATGGCCCTGAACGCCCTGGCCATCGACTCGATGTTGCCGGCCCTGCCGCAGATCGGCGACGCCCTGGGCGTGGCCAATGAGAACAGCCGTCAGTGGGTGGTGACCGCCTATCTGCTCGGTTTCGGCGGCGCCCAGCTGTTCTACGGCCCCTTGGCGGACCGGTTCGGGCGCAAACCTGTGCTGCTGTTCGGCGTGGGCGTCTATGTGATCTTCAGCCTGCTGGCCACCTTGGCGCCGACCTTCGACATGCTGATCCTGGCCCGGATCGGTCAGGGCCTGGGCAGCGCCTGCACGCGCGTGCTGGCCGTCTCCATCGTGCGCGACCGCTACGAAGGCCGGACCATGGCCCGCGTCATGTCCTTCAGCTTCCTGGTCTTCCTGGGCGTGCCGATCCTGGCGCCCTCCATCGGCCAGCTGATCATGCTGGTCGGGCCGTGGCGGTGGATCTTCGGCGGCCTGGGCCTGATCGGCGTGGCGCTGATCGTCTGGGCGGCCCTGCGCCTGCCCGAGACCCTGAAGCCCGAAGATCGGCTGCCGATCCAGGTGAAGCGTCTGACCTCGGCCTACAAGACCGCCCTGACCGACCGCACCGCCATGGGATACACCCTGGCCATGACGGCCGTCACCGGGGCCATGTTCGGCTTCATCAACTCGTCGCAGCAGATCTTCGCCGACGTCTTCGACGCCGAGGCCGTCTTCCCGGCGGTCTTCGCCCTGATCGCAGGCGGCATCGCCGTGGCCTCCATCGTCAACGCCCGGCTGGTGGTGTCGCTGGGGTCGCGCAAGATCTCGCACACGGCCCTGATCGGCTTCACCGCCATTTCGGCGATCCATGCGGTGGTCGCCCTGAGCGGTCACGAGACGATCTGGACCTTTGCGATCCTTCAGACCCTGACCATGTTCTGTTTTGGCCTGATCGCCGGCAATTTCGGGGCCATGGCCATGGAGACGATGGGCCATATCGCCGGCACGGCCGCCTCGATCCAGGGCTTCGTCTCCACCCTGTTCGGATCACTGCTGGGCTTTGCGGTGGGGCAGCTCTTCAACGGCACCACCGTGCCCATGGTGCTGGGCTTCACCGTCTTCGGCCTGATCGCCCTGGCCCTGGTCCTGTTCGCCGAACGGGGCCGGCTGTTCCGGGCCCAGCACGCGCCGGCGCCGGCGCCAGCACCGGGGCACTGA
- a CDS encoding enoyl-CoA hydratase — protein sequence MADVYSTLLIERCADGYAVVTLNRPEALNALNSTLFGELAAFLDAVETDDSVRCLILTGSAKAFAAGADIKEMADQSYADMFKGNFFALGHDRIMRFRKPIIAAVSGYALGGGCELAMLCDFIIASETAKFGQPEINLGVAPGIGGSQRLTRLVGKSKAMDMILTARMMDATEAERAGLVSRVVAPDALLDEARAAAAKIAAQSPLAVMMNKEMVNVALETSLSEGVRFERRLFHSLFAFEDQKEGMSAFVDKRKPDFKGR from the coding sequence ATGGCCGACGTCTATTCCACCCTGCTGATCGAGCGCTGCGCCGACGGCTATGCGGTCGTGACCCTGAACCGGCCCGAGGCGCTGAACGCCCTGAACTCGACCCTGTTCGGGGAACTGGCGGCCTTCCTCGATGCGGTCGAGACTGACGACAGCGTGCGCTGCCTGATCCTGACCGGCTCGGCCAAGGCTTTCGCCGCCGGGGCCGACATCAAGGAGATGGCGGACCAGTCCTACGCCGACATGTTCAAGGGCAATTTCTTCGCCCTGGGCCATGACCGGATCATGCGCTTCCGTAAGCCGATCATCGCGGCGGTCTCGGGCTACGCCCTGGGGGGCGGTTGCGAACTGGCCATGTTGTGCGACTTCATCATCGCCTCTGAGACGGCCAAGTTCGGTCAGCCCGAGATCAATCTGGGCGTGGCGCCGGGCATCGGCGGCTCGCAGCGGCTGACCCGTCTGGTCGGCAAGTCCAAGGCCATGGACATGATCCTGACCGCCCGGATGATGGATGCGACAGAGGCCGAGCGCGCCGGCCTGGTCAGCCGCGTCGTCGCCCCCGACGCCCTGCTGGACGAGGCCCGCGCCGCCGCCGCCAAGATCGCGGCGCAAAGCCCGCTGGCGGTGATGATGAACAAGGAGATGGTCAATGTCGCCCTGGAGACCAGTCTGAGCGAAGGCGTCCGCTTCGAACGCCGCCTGTTCCATTCCCTGTTCGCCTTCGAGGACCAGAAGGAAGGCATGTCCGCCTTCGTCGACAAGCGCAAGCCGGACTTCAAGGGGCGATGA